TGATATGAAAATGTCAACACCCTTTGACAAACATAAGAAGCATATTCCAGTCAAGACAAGAATATTTGCTCATGCAAGGCCTCTTACACATCTTTTTACAACTCCAAATAGTTTAACATGGTCTCAAGTAGTCAGCAACATAACCGTTTTATGCAATGTAAGCAATCATACTACATAAATAATTATCTTTTACTACTACTTTATTTCATATCATAATGGAATATAGGAGTATTAGGTAGGATGAAATAGCTCCCACCCTATGGCTCAATCATGAGGCGATCAGGAAAGCAATTCATGCTGCAGAGGTAACATGATAAGTTACTACAAAATTCTTTTGGTATTTGAAAAACTAGCTAGCTGCACTTGTGGTGttacattaattataaaaattgattgaaacCGGAATATTTTGCTTCAGGAGAGCATATCTGGACAATGGGAAGTTTGTACAAACCGTCTTACATATCATGGTGATGTAAAAAACGTGATTAAGTACCACAAAAGGCTAATTTCTTCACACCTGCGGGTTCTCATATACAGGTACATCTCAACTGTTTAAGATGATTGTCCCACATCGATTAATTAAAGATAGTGTGCACACCCTATAACTCACTGGAGCCCCTTCTCTTAATGTCATATGGTTTTTGGTTGACATCTGAAATAATTGCCAAAATTGATTCGATGctaaaaaatttgatttgtgataataataataatgaactaaacaaatgtttgataatgtaaaacttgccaagagacacaaagatttaaggaggttcacccaatgatggctacgtcctccgtggtgtgtagtttctgtttatattatatcaaaagaatacaaacaacacttcttaatgaagaattacaattgagatagagataaaacaaaaggctatgtgtttggcttaggggttgtgtttgatgtgtttgatgtgtgagtatgagagctctatttatagtactaggtacatgaatatgaatagctcacttgaatacatagttaatattgaataatgaatactatgaaataactctaaggatttgaaaggtcgaaaacaagcatcccatgcatatcagaGAATCCGCTCGActgaacagagagctcgctcgggtcaagcggctcggtcgagcgagaagTAGCAAAAACTGGAGCATTCTGActgaccgctcgacccaccaaaaggctcgctcggtcgagcgaatgGGTCGAGCGACCCTACAGCTTCCTCTGACAGAAATTTGATCGAGCATACTTAATCAAACCTTtacatattcttcattaatcttcattaacactcATAATACTTCATGAATACTccacacataattacaccctttTAGTTACCTAAAGTaccaagagtcacactcatgaattcaCCCCATttatgtgcactcaagtcacacattagtatactaccacattagtatactaccattcacaACAGATAGTGTGCACACCCTATAACTCACTGGAGCCCCTTCTCTTAATGTCATATGGATTTTGGTTGACATCTGAAATAATTGCCAAAATTGATACGATGCTAAGAAATTTgatttgtgataataataataatgaactaaacaaatgtttgataatgtaaaacttgccaagagacacaaagatttaaggaggttcacccaatgatggttACGTCCTCCGTTGTGAGTAGTTtcctgtttatattatatcaaatgagtataaaacactcttacaaatgaagtattaaaattgagtaaaagataaaattaaaaggctatgtgtttggcctaggggttgtgtttgatgtgttttatgTGTGAATGAGAGCTTTTATTTATAGAAGAGATCACattaagtaacattaagtatattaaaactatgaataaatgataatgaaacatccccaagtacttgaagagtcaaaaacaacatcctaAGAGcatcagagacttcgctcgaccaaaacagggGCTCGCTCGATCGAACAGTTTGGTCGAGCAggctacaggaagtttctgaTTGCATTCtatctgctcgctcgacccacccTAGAGCTCGCTTAGTCGAGCGACACTTCAGAGAGATTCTGACAgcattgctcgacttgcatagtagagcatcttgaattaatcCTTTGCATTTCTTCATTAAATCCCATAACTCCTATAATTAactcacacttcattacctcattaatccatacttttaatcaccatcataaaccacaatcatcaagactcaacttaatacacccacattaacacacTCTTGGATTCCATCCCAAAAGTCACACATGAATGGACACattaattgtgcactcaagtcatacCGTTCATGACACTTCATAAAAACATCTCATTGGCTCATAAAATGTGCACCGTAACATATCATGGAAGTTTAACCAtcaatttaatcttttaattgagttggttcaTGTCCTAAGGTATTTTGTATACTATATTGATCTACATCATCATATACAGTGGAAAAATATGATTTAAGTGACAGCCGCATGACGACTTTTATGGTCTATGCAACTGTCTTTTTGGTTGTCTCGATTTATATTTTGGTTCAATTCAGTTCCAACGAAATTCTACGTTATGATCAATATTTTTAGCATTACAAACTAAGATGTTTataagttttatatattctgacaatctttttaaattatttttgaaatgcaTAGTGGTGACCATGATATGGTGGTGCCATATACTGGGAGCGAAGAATGGACAAGATCGCTTGGTTACAAAATCATCGATGAGTGGAGACCATGGCTCTCAAATGCACAAATTGCTGGGTATATTATAACGCTATATGATGTATAATTGTCAAAATCAGGCTATTGTGGCTCATTTGTTAACTATGTTCtgttttgtcaattttaggTTTACACAAGGATATGACAAGAACCTCACTTTTCTTACTATTAAGGTTTACCCTTCTACAATATCTGAATTACCAATCTGTGAAATTTAGGCTCGGACCTGTCTAGACTATAGCCTAGATTGTTTGATTAAAACTCTTTAAATGCGTAATATATAAAACTGAAAAATGAGAGTTTAGTTGATTTTTTACACGTGTAGATTTGAGTTTTCAACTCACCCTatactaatattttaaatacgCCACCGCTGTTAATCTAATTAGAAGTTATAATTTATCTATCATCAAATATTTTACCAGAAATttgcacaaaaaaataaaaacaatgcatttttttattagttgttattGTCTTATTGACGGGTAGCAACTTTCTCAAAAGTTGATTATTCTATTACAAAACCTGAactgttatttttttattggcgATTCTGAATGTTGTACAAAATGTGTAGGGTGCAGGGCATATGGTTCCGGAAGACAAACCAAGAGAAGCATTAGACTTCTATAGCCGATGGTTGGCAGGAGAGAAAATATGAGTGACAGAGGATTTAATATATCACAATACTATACTTTAACGTTGAGATAGTTTGTCCcatattgattaattaaaaatggtgCACATACTTTATAACTTATTAAAGTCATCCCTCCCACAGCCAAACGGTTATAGAATGATATCTCATTAGCTTATAAAGTATAAGCACCCTATATTTTTCCAATTATTTACTGGTATTGATATTAAATCCAGCtcaatttaacattaaaaactaaatattttttatattggtCTGATATTCATATATCAAAGTCAAAAATAGGAATTTACCGATGAAAATTGTAAATAAGTCAAAAATAGGGTTTTACcgatgaaaattttaattttgcaatGAGGTTAAATAGTAATGGTTACAAGTTATTAGTACACTCAAAATTATACTCAAACTTGTCTAGACAATGACCCTTTTGTGATTAAAACCCCTATTAATACTCAAAATTATACTAATCTACTAGATTCGCTCCTAAGTCTAGCATATAGTTACGTACAACATTTTGACGTTATTCTACGAACTATCTGATAAATTTGTTACTAGGCGTGTATACAACATTTTAACTTTATGCTACAAATCCAATGAGATTCCATGCTAAAATAACTCGATAATAGAAAGAGTAGCCCACCAaacttatatgttagtcaatctCTCTCTTATTTTTCGGATATCTTCTAGTATTAGTTCATTGGATGGAGCTTATCTTATACATCAAAAGTACATCTCATATAACCAGCCAATTTTACTGGTTTGAACTTCCAAGGTAAaataataatcaccaataatgaAGACATCGATAAATAATATAAGActgaaatattttataattttatttaagcaATATACAAATCGAGAACTAGTATAAAGGGTCTTCCATAAGCCCAGGAAAGCTCAAAAACATATCATTTTCTTGATCCAACATAGCCTCTAAAAATGATGAACCATCTGAACTTGGTAAGACCTGATTATTAGCACCTTGGATTTCATTCTTACAATTAGTCCCCCCATTTCCTGATGCTGGTATCACCAAATAATCTGTTACATTACTCCCTTCTTGTTCCAATGCCGGTTTTTGAGCTGGTTTGAACGCGTCTTCTAGGAGAAAATCATGCCAACTGAAACTCTCAGGGGATTTATAGCTCGGAGAGCAAGCTGACGTTGATGAATTCGACAATGATTCAGTCGAATTTAGGCCAAAAAAATCGTTGTTTTGTCCTTCGGTCACAAAACTTATGGCATGTAGCTGAGACAAAAGGCCTAGAGAGTGACTAGAAGTGTTAGAAATAGTATGGTTGTTATTGTTGTGTTGTATAGGTGAAATATTGTGAGTAATTTGCGAGTTCGAGTGAAAAGTGTAGGAAGGTAAAGCAGAAGATAGGGCGGGTTTTAGAAGGTTGGATGTAACGacttttttaaagtcttttggGATAGTTCCTATAGATTTTGGGGGTTCAGATGACCTAGAGATACCACCAATGTTACCATAATCTGCTAGGATTTGGGAAAATGGTTTGTGAGTAATGGGATCGATCCCCATTTCAGttaatttcttccttaatttgGTATTCCAATGGTTTTTTATGTCATTTTCTGTTCTTCCTGGTAGTTGATGTGCTATTAGACCCCACCTATATGCAAACACAAGTATTATGAGACACAATGACTAAAAGGATTGAGCCAAACATGATCCTGCATTGGCAATGCATGAACGTAGTAAAATTGTATGACTTTGAAGAATTAGTATTCTctgttattttaaatttgctacattacACAAATTAAAATAGGGTCTTTTTAGATGGGACtatagaaaatttaaaagatcaaaaattatatttatttagagACATTATTTCGATAGaaccataaataattaaatagctAACATAGTAGATTTTGGGCTATTTAGTTATTTTCAAGTCTCcttttgaaaaaacaaaattggacaatgaaaaataatactcaAAAATAATTGTCtttttgttataaattaagatttACCACtaaatatatcaatatataaaagttttttgttcaaaaaatttttttttcaagtaataaacttcattgttaataaattatcaattttatcTTACCCCAATAATCATAATTCATTGGGAGAAATTTAGTTATCAAATATTAACCTAACCTCAAGAAAAGATAAACATTAGAAGGAAGGGAGAATAACAGGAAAAAAGTGACCTGCTACCAACAGCAGCATGAAGCTTAATAATAAGCTCCTCTTCATGTTTAGTGAAACCCTCATGACTTAAATCAGGCTTCACATAATATTTACTCCACTTTACCCTGCAATTCTTCCCACATCTTTTTGGCCCtgctttaaaaaatttatttttacaattaatCATCAACAAATTGTAGAATTAATCAAACATTtgaaaatactaaaataattaGTTGAAGGGTATTTTGGGTTGAAAGAAAACATTTATATAAAACTACTTTATCTTTTATGTTAATTAGTTTGATAGAAAAACTATTAAGATAAGAATGGAGAATTTTATAGACTACGAAAAAAAGAAGTgagaattttttctttttttttctagaaAAAGTGTACATATTCTAATTAAGACAAGACGCAAAGAATGGAGAAATTAGAGACGTTGAAAATGAGAGAATtccacaaaaaaaattagattccTTCTAATTTTGGATGAAAATATCTATTAGATATAGAAAACTCTTTTCTACCCTAATTATTTTTCATGTAATTAAATAccttatcaaaataaataacgAAAAACAAAGTAGActtctaaataaaaatattttctttcaaACTAAACaccaaaaaatataacataaaaactaaaaaaaaggtaataattcaacattaacaacctatttttcttgGAACAGGACTCCAATTTGAAATGACATGCTTTGATGAGTATAAAAAATTTGTAGCATCCTTGTGATGTAGCCAACCTCCCTTCTTTGCATTTAGTTTATCACAACATGGAGATCTCACCATCTTAACTATTTCCAATacatataattaaattgtatagCTTAATTATTTAAGACAATAATTAAGCttgaaaaattatgatttaaatGATTTATTTAACCCTTTTAGAAATAGAAATTGATTAGGAATGAGTACTATAACAAGTTCTTGTGTGCCATTTGGGAAGGAAATGAGAATTGCATGAGACTTTTTGAAATGCGTAATTGtccaatttaaaataaattgtcaTGATATTTGCATTGAGATGTAGATGATCAAGTGAAAtgaatgaaatatatatatatatataagttaatatttatttttgtgaactttgattttgaatttgcaTGCAATATTTGCTTTGGCTTTAGGCAAATACAGATTCAATATGGGTG
This Amaranthus tricolor cultivar Red isolate AtriRed21 chromosome 13, ASM2621246v1, whole genome shotgun sequence DNA region includes the following protein-coding sequences:
- the LOC130798231 gene encoding transcription factor MYB35-like, which produces MVRSPCCDKLNAKKGGWLHHKDATNFLYSSKHVISNWSPVPRKIGPKRCGKNCRVKWSKYYVKPDLSHEGFTKHEEELIIKLHAAVGSRWGLIAHQLPGRTENDIKNHWNTKLRKKLTEMGIDPITHKPFSQILADYGNIGGISRSSEPPKSIGTIPKDFKKVVTSNLLKPALSSALPSYTFHSNSQITHNISPIQHNNNNHTISNTSSHSLGLLSQLHAISFVTEGQNNDFFGLNSTESLSNSSTSACSPSYKSPESFSWHDFLLEDAFKPAQKPALEQEGSNVTDYLVIPASGNGGTNCKNEIQGANNQVLPSSDGSSFLEAMLDQENDMFLSFPGLMEDPLY